A stretch of Vicinamibacterales bacterium DNA encodes these proteins:
- a CDS encoding LysR family transcriptional regulator, with protein sequence MDVDLDDYAAIVALADALHFGRAAERLHVSQPALSKRIRKVEAHVGGPLLLRRYRDVRLTEAGRLLAERGRQLLRESAATLAFSQRAARGETGRLRIGFGIASIIGLLPDVLLQFRRGHPDVQLELRDMSTPEQVAALAAGEIDVGFVRLPVTAERLVVRPVLDERLVAALGPRTRWQPRAGLRSVAAEPFIIITRTRSASFYDHALSVCAAAGFTPRIVQEANELFTVLSLVGAGLGVSLVPRSAALMQLPGIRFRELTLPEAAWNIGVAWHRDAGTGPLVQHFVETVRRTQSAPRVSGRRTRSAAAR encoded by the coding sequence ATGGATGTCGATCTCGACGACTACGCCGCGATCGTCGCGCTCGCCGACGCGCTGCACTTCGGGCGCGCGGCGGAGCGGCTCCACGTCTCGCAGCCGGCGCTGAGCAAGCGCATCCGCAAGGTCGAGGCGCATGTCGGCGGTCCGCTGCTGCTGCGGCGCTATCGCGACGTCCGCCTCACCGAAGCGGGACGGCTGCTCGCCGAGCGCGGCCGCCAGCTGCTGCGCGAATCGGCGGCCACCCTCGCGTTCTCGCAGCGCGCCGCCCGCGGCGAAACCGGCCGCCTGCGCATCGGCTTCGGCATCGCCAGCATCATCGGCCTGCTGCCGGACGTCCTGCTCCAGTTCCGCCGCGGCCATCCCGACGTCCAGCTCGAACTGCGCGACATGTCGACCCCCGAGCAGGTGGCGGCGCTGGCCGCGGGGGAGATCGACGTGGGCTTCGTGCGTCTGCCCGTCACCGCCGAACGGCTCGTCGTCCGCCCGGTCCTCGACGAACGGCTGGTCGCCGCCCTCGGCCCGCGGACGCGGTGGCAGCCGCGCGCCGGACTGCGCTCGGTCGCCGCGGAGCCGTTCATCATCATCACCCGCACGCGCTCGGCGAGCTTCTACGATCACGCGCTGAGCGTGTGCGCCGCCGCCGGCTTCACCCCGCGCATCGTCCAGGAGGCGAACGAGCTGTTCACCGTGCTGTCGCTCGTCGGCGCCGGCCTCGGCGTCTCGCTGGTGCCGCGCTCGGCGGCGCTGATGCAGTTGCCGGGAATCAGGTTTCGCGAGCTGACGCTCCCGGAAGCGGCCTGGAACATCGGCGTGGCGTGGCATCGCGACGCGGGCACGGGCCCGCTGGTGCAGCACTTCGTCGAGACGGTACGGAGGACGCAGTCGGCGCCGCGGGTCAGCGGACGCCGGACGCGCTCGGCGGCGGCACGGTGA
- a CDS encoding RodZ domain-containing protein: MAEDQRLPAGFVSARPGATVLLDLLIEVEPDLFVEAVFERAAPVRKWLTPGIRRESTTHVEGHQEPDPRPRFDPQAALEELERFGRDIQRYRKQREALGDQFETFVGSFKTPPAAAPPVTEAATTPGVPAAPVPAVPDTRDSAPPSAAPPQEVADAVSAAPPLPSAVSEPRVRAKSPAPAIAAGAALLLGGGILAAFLWSRSPEPVSEPAATSETAAPPTSAPSATATPAVAADTPATAEPAPPAAPGSGYEIVTDRRVWMRVIVDGARVVEREVPAGTRLPLKPEKSIVIRTGDAGAVRLSLRGGTPTPLGREGEVVTRSFTVPPPSASGVR; encoded by the coding sequence GTGGCTGAGGATCAACGCCTGCCGGCGGGCTTCGTCAGCGCTCGACCGGGCGCGACGGTCCTTCTCGATCTGCTGATCGAGGTGGAACCGGATCTCTTCGTCGAGGCCGTCTTCGAACGCGCGGCGCCGGTGCGGAAGTGGTTGACGCCGGGCATCCGACGGGAGTCAACTACACACGTGGAAGGACACCAGGAGCCTGACCCGAGGCCGCGGTTCGATCCCCAGGCGGCCCTCGAGGAACTGGAGCGTTTCGGCCGGGACATTCAACGCTACCGCAAGCAGCGGGAAGCGCTCGGCGACCAGTTCGAGACGTTCGTCGGATCGTTCAAGACGCCGCCGGCAGCGGCGCCGCCCGTCACCGAGGCGGCGACAACGCCCGGCGTCCCGGCTGCGCCGGTTCCGGCTGTTCCCGACACCCGCGACAGCGCGCCTCCCTCCGCGGCGCCGCCCCAGGAAGTCGCCGACGCCGTCTCGGCTGCGCCTCCTCTGCCGAGCGCGGTCAGCGAGCCTCGCGTGCGCGCGAAGAGCCCCGCGCCGGCGATCGCCGCGGGCGCGGCCCTCCTCCTCGGCGGTGGAATCCTGGCCGCGTTCCTCTGGAGCCGCAGCCCTGAACCGGTATCCGAGCCCGCGGCGACTTCCGAGACCGCCGCGCCGCCGACATCCGCCCCGAGCGCCACCGCCACGCCCGCCGTCGCCGCCGACACACCCGCCACCGCGGAGCCGGCGCCGCCGGCGGCGCCGGGGAGCGGGTACGAAATCGTGACCGACCGTCGCGTGTGGATGCGCGTCATCGTCGACGGCGCGCGCGTCGTCGAGCGTGAAGTGCCGGCGGGAACGCGCCTCCCGCTGAAGCCGGAGAAGTCGATCGTGATCCGGACCGGTGACGCCGGCGCGGTGCGGCTGTCGCTGCGCGGCGGCACGCCGACGCCGCTCGGCCGCGAGGGAGAGGTCGTGACCCGATCCTTCACCGTGCCGCCGCCGAGCGCGTCCGGCGTCCGCTGA
- the ilvD gene encoding dihydroxy-acid dehydratase produces MTETKRTGKWQSGAITDGPNRAAARSMLRAAGFDRDALARPIVGIANTWTEIGPCNLHLRELAASVKEGVRAAGGTPMEFNTVSISDGITMGSAGMRASLVSREVIADSIELVARGNLFDALVVLVGCDKTIPAAAMVLARLDLPGVILYGGSIAPGRFEGRDVTIMDVFEAIGSHAAGRMTDAALCALEDRACPAAGACGGQFTANTMATAIEFFGLAEIGSGDVPALDPDKHAVARRVGQLAMDVLRAGRRPSDILTRDSLENAIAAVAATGGSTNAVLHLVAIAREAGVPLTLDDFDRVNARVPVLADLKPGGRFVATDLHAAGGTRLVAQRLVEAGVLHTNAITVTGKTIGEEAATAVETPGQQVIAPASAPLKTSGGLVILRGNLAPAGCVVKLSGHNRRTFSGPARVFDSEEAAFDAVQHGRIAPGDAVVIRYEGPRGGPGMREMLAVTAAIVGAGLGDSVALITDGRFSGATRGLMVGHVAPEAAMGGPIALLRDGDRVTLDADARSIEMDVPAAELEARRAAWVAPPLRYQTGVMGKYARLVSSADEGAITL; encoded by the coding sequence GTGACTGAGACCAAACGCACGGGCAAGTGGCAGAGCGGCGCGATTACCGACGGGCCGAACCGGGCCGCGGCCCGCTCCATGCTGCGCGCCGCCGGGTTCGATCGTGACGCGCTCGCCCGTCCGATCGTCGGCATCGCCAACACCTGGACGGAAATCGGCCCCTGCAACCTGCACCTGCGCGAACTCGCGGCCTCGGTCAAGGAAGGCGTCCGCGCGGCCGGCGGCACGCCCATGGAATTCAACACCGTGTCGATCTCCGATGGGATCACGATGGGATCGGCGGGGATGCGCGCGTCGCTCGTCAGCCGCGAAGTGATCGCCGACTCGATCGAACTGGTGGCGCGGGGCAACCTGTTCGACGCGCTGGTGGTGCTGGTCGGCTGCGACAAGACGATTCCCGCCGCCGCCATGGTGCTGGCGCGCCTCGACCTGCCGGGCGTGATTCTCTATGGCGGCTCGATCGCCCCCGGCAGGTTCGAGGGGCGCGACGTCACGATCATGGACGTGTTCGAGGCCATCGGCAGCCATGCCGCCGGCCGCATGACGGACGCCGCGCTGTGCGCGCTCGAGGATCGCGCCTGCCCGGCCGCCGGCGCCTGCGGCGGTCAGTTCACCGCCAACACGATGGCGACCGCGATCGAGTTCTTCGGGCTCGCCGAGATCGGCAGCGGCGACGTGCCCGCGCTCGATCCGGACAAGCACGCGGTCGCGCGCCGGGTCGGACAGCTGGCGATGGACGTGCTTCGGGCGGGCCGCCGTCCCTCCGACATTCTCACCCGCGACTCGCTCGAGAACGCCATCGCGGCGGTTGCGGCGACGGGCGGATCGACCAACGCCGTGCTGCACCTCGTGGCGATCGCCCGCGAAGCGGGTGTGCCGCTGACGCTGGATGATTTCGATCGGGTCAACGCGCGCGTGCCGGTGCTCGCGGACCTGAAGCCAGGCGGACGGTTCGTCGCGACCGACCTCCATGCCGCGGGCGGCACCCGCCTCGTCGCCCAGCGTCTGGTCGAGGCCGGCGTGCTGCACACCAACGCGATCACGGTGACGGGAAAGACCATCGGCGAGGAAGCCGCCACCGCGGTCGAGACCCCCGGACAGCAGGTGATCGCCCCGGCCAGCGCGCCGCTGAAGACCAGCGGCGGGCTCGTCATCCTGCGCGGCAATCTGGCGCCCGCGGGCTGCGTGGTGAAGTTGTCCGGTCACAATCGCCGGACGTTCAGCGGACCGGCGCGCGTCTTCGATTCGGAGGAAGCGGCGTTCGACGCGGTCCAGCACGGACGGATCGCGCCCGGCGACGCGGTCGTCATCCGTTATGAAGGGCCGCGCGGCGGTCCGGGGATGCGCGAGATGCTCGCCGTCACGGCGGCCATCGTCGGCGCCGGCCTCGGCGATTCGGTCGCGCTCATCACCGACGGGCGGTTCTCCGGCGCCACCAGAGGGCTGATGGTCGGCCACGTCGCGCCGGAAGCGGCGATGGGCGGACCGATCGCGCTGCTGCGCGACGGCGACCGCGTCACGCTGGACGCGGACGCGCGATCGATCGAGATGGACGTCCCGGCCGCCGAGCTCGAGGCGCGCCGCGCCGCGTGGGTGGCGCCGCCGCTCCGCTACCAGACGGGAGTCATGGGCAAGTACGCGCGGCTGGTGTCCTCGGCGGACGAAGGGGCGATCACGCTCTAG
- a CDS encoding sigma factor — MDDEELLRRIAARDETAFRELYARHSAAVYGLLCRLAGRGSLASDLLHETWLRGVRHLPLFRGQSAFDAWLAEIALNCYRDWRRRHARDAPPGDADVQGGQPGVAPPEHEEERIVTALCRRGLLRRRRRSAAILWGAIGGALLVLSAWAFWP, encoded by the coding sequence ATGGACGACGAGGAACTGCTGCGGCGGATTGCCGCGCGGGACGAGACCGCGTTCCGCGAGCTGTATGCGCGCCATTCGGCGGCCGTGTACGGACTGCTCTGCCGGCTCGCCGGGCGGGGCAGCCTTGCCTCCGACCTCCTGCACGAGACGTGGCTGCGCGGCGTCCGTCATCTGCCGCTCTTTCGCGGCCAGTCCGCGTTCGACGCCTGGCTGGCGGAGATTGCGCTGAACTGCTATCGCGACTGGCGCCGCCGGCACGCGCGGGACGCGCCGCCGGGCGACGCGGATGTGCAAGGCGGCCAGCCGGGTGTTGCACCGCCAGAACATGAAGAGGAGCGGATCGTGACGGCGCTCTGCCGGCGGGGCCTGCTGCGTCGGCGCCGGCGCTCTGCCGCGATCCTCTGGGGCGCGATCGGCGGGGCCCTCCTGGTTCTGTCCGCCTGGGCGTTCTGGCCCTGA
- a CDS encoding PBP1A family penicillin-binding protein — protein sequence MTWIRQRLNSVRIWLAANPRAFAAAIVLMSLALVLTAGSSLWFVYDVTAGMPSRAQVRDLGEMAQSTTILDAKDAPVFTIFKEQRIEIPLERMSPVLIDAVIAVEDQRFYDHNGIDLIRIGAAVLRNVQEGRRAEGGSTITQQLARQTFLSRDKTFRRKFKEILLAAHIEGEYDKKEILQLYLNKVYFGDGLYGVEAASLGYFGKHASEVNLEEAALLAGLIQSPSSYAPTENMERAIARRNVVLQAMLSSGAIGRDDYERARRAKPRLSNAIEFKETFGLYFKEQVRKELVDRFGGTRVAQGGLKVYTTLDADLQRAAEKLVEDGIEAIEKRRGYKHDARGDEAAKEYLQGALVAIDPRTGAVRAMVGGRDFGESRFNRATQAKRQSGSAFKPFVYAAALEAGYAPASLITNLNSPLATPQGDWVPEDEHSSASSMTMRSALRMSSNRAAVQMLNTIGIPNAVSYAQKLNVGTPPSVPSLALGASEVTLLSLTAAYGAFANSGIVRTPVLIRRVEDSDGKVLYEDPGKSQRAVSEATAFLMASMLSDVVNYGTAYRARQAGFTLPAAGKTGTTNEYVDAWFVGFTPSLVTGVWVGFDQPKPIVSNGYGGELAVPIWAGFMKVATKGDKSEWFERPANVVGVNVCRSSGKLPNAGCTTAMSTDEYGNVIVKSMVYTDYFVKGTQPTSLCPVHASPYAGTVTASAAAGDSPALPAPAAGGDRGTLPLPPAQGTTGVSAPPPAGAPPVTGGKVVEEEKPKKRGFWSRLFGRGDKKDDKDQKDQKEQKPKKPGGGER from the coding sequence ATGACGTGGATCCGACAACGGCTGAACTCGGTCCGGATCTGGCTCGCCGCCAATCCGCGCGCGTTTGCCGCCGCTATCGTGTTGATGTCGCTGGCGCTTGTGCTCACCGCCGGCAGCTCGCTGTGGTTCGTCTACGACGTGACGGCGGGGATGCCCTCCAGGGCGCAGGTCCGCGACCTGGGAGAAATGGCACAGTCGACCACGATTCTCGACGCGAAGGACGCCCCTGTCTTCACCATCTTCAAGGAACAGCGGATCGAGATCCCGCTCGAGCGGATGTCGCCGGTCCTGATCGACGCGGTGATCGCCGTCGAAGACCAGCGGTTCTACGATCACAACGGCATCGACCTGATCCGCATCGGCGCCGCGGTGCTGCGCAACGTCCAGGAGGGGCGGCGCGCCGAAGGGGGCAGCACCATCACGCAGCAGCTCGCGCGCCAGACCTTCCTCAGCCGCGACAAGACGTTCCGCCGGAAATTCAAGGAGATCCTCCTCGCCGCGCACATCGAGGGGGAGTACGACAAGAAGGAGATCCTGCAGCTCTATCTGAACAAGGTCTACTTCGGGGACGGCCTCTACGGCGTCGAAGCGGCGTCGCTCGGCTACTTCGGCAAGCACGCGAGCGAGGTCAACCTCGAGGAGGCGGCGCTGCTCGCCGGGCTCATCCAGTCGCCGTCGAGCTACGCTCCGACGGAGAACATGGAACGTGCGATCGCGCGCCGCAACGTCGTCCTCCAGGCGATGCTGTCGAGCGGCGCGATCGGCCGTGACGACTACGAGCGCGCGCGCCGGGCGAAACCGCGGCTCAGCAACGCGATCGAGTTCAAGGAAACGTTCGGCCTCTACTTCAAGGAGCAGGTCCGCAAGGAGCTGGTGGATCGCTTCGGCGGGACGCGTGTGGCGCAGGGCGGCCTGAAGGTCTACACCACGCTCGATGCCGATCTGCAGCGTGCGGCCGAGAAGCTCGTCGAGGACGGGATCGAAGCGATCGAGAAGCGGCGCGGCTACAAGCACGACGCCCGGGGAGACGAGGCGGCGAAGGAGTACCTGCAGGGCGCGCTGGTGGCGATCGATCCGCGCACCGGCGCGGTCCGCGCGATGGTCGGCGGACGCGATTTCGGCGAGAGCCGCTTCAACCGCGCCACGCAGGCGAAGCGGCAGAGCGGATCGGCGTTCAAGCCGTTCGTCTATGCCGCGGCGCTCGAAGCCGGATACGCGCCGGCGTCGTTGATCACCAACCTCAATTCACCGCTCGCCACGCCGCAGGGGGACTGGGTGCCCGAAGACGAGCACTCGAGCGCCAGCTCGATGACCATGCGGTCGGCGCTCCGCATGTCGAGCAACCGCGCCGCGGTCCAGATGCTCAACACCATCGGCATCCCGAACGCCGTCAGCTACGCGCAGAAGCTGAACGTCGGCACGCCGCCGAGCGTGCCGTCGCTCGCGCTCGGCGCCAGCGAAGTGACGCTGCTGTCGCTCACCGCCGCCTACGGCGCCTTCGCCAACAGCGGCATCGTCCGCACGCCGGTTCTCATCCGCCGCGTGGAAGACAGCGACGGCAAGGTGCTCTACGAGGATCCCGGCAAGTCGCAGCGCGCGGTCTCCGAGGCCACCGCGTTCCTGATGGCGAGCATGCTCTCCGACGTCGTCAACTACGGCACGGCGTATCGGGCGCGGCAGGCCGGCTTCACGCTGCCCGCCGCCGGCAAGACCGGCACCACCAACGAGTATGTCGACGCGTGGTTCGTCGGCTTCACGCCGAGTCTCGTGACCGGCGTCTGGGTCGGCTTCGATCAGCCGAAGCCGATCGTCTCGAACGGCTACGGCGGCGAGCTGGCGGTGCCGATCTGGGCCGGCTTCATGAAGGTGGCGACCAAAGGGGACAAGTCCGAATGGTTCGAGCGTCCTGCCAACGTGGTCGGCGTCAACGTGTGCCGCTCGTCCGGCAAGCTGCCCAACGCCGGCTGCACGACCGCGATGAGCACCGACGAATACGGCAACGTCATCGTGAAGTCGATGGTCTACACCGACTATTTCGTGAAGGGAACGCAGCCCACCTCGCTGTGCCCGGTGCACGCGAGTCCGTATGCCGGCACCGTCACGGCCTCGGCGGCAGCGGGTGATTCGCCGGCACTGCCCGCTCCCGCCGCGGGCGGCGATCGCGGCACGCTGCCGCTGCCGCCGGCGCAGGGGACGACCGGGGTGAGCGCTCCGCCGCCGGCGGGCGCGCCACCGGTCACCGGCGGCAAGGTCGTCGAAGAGGAGAAGCCGAAGAAGCGCGGGTTCTGGTCGCGTCTGTTCGGACGCGGGGACAAGAAGGACGACAAGGATCAGAAAGACCAGAAGGAGCAGAAACCGAAAAAGCCCGGCGGCGGCGAACGGTAA
- the holB gene encoding DNA polymerase III subunit delta', with protein sequence MPFRAIAGHRPLLELLSRAISRGTLPPSLLFAGPQGVGKRLTAIAVAQALNCERPVPFDEDMAAARGASARAAGNDGCGECPACLRIARGVHADVLVVEPGDTGAIKIEQIREVVDRAGYRPFEGRRRVVVIDGADALGLPAQDAILKTLEEPPPASVFVLITDRPDVLLPTVRSRCQRVRFGPLTPSEVAALLIAQHGMAAAEAHAAAAASGGSIGRAIADAEDGAMNARDIAARLLQGVAATNDPRRRLDGARLLTGGGSDRDELSRRLLALSSLIRDLGLLGARADDRTLANADLKPQLQSLLRAYDGDRALRAYSAVDRALDALGRNASPKIVADWLALNL encoded by the coding sequence ATGCCCTTCCGCGCCATCGCCGGCCACCGGCCGCTGCTGGAGCTGCTGTCGCGCGCCATTTCGCGCGGCACGCTGCCGCCCAGCCTGCTGTTCGCCGGTCCCCAGGGCGTCGGCAAGCGCCTGACCGCGATCGCGGTCGCACAGGCGCTGAACTGCGAGCGCCCGGTTCCCTTCGACGAAGACATGGCTGCCGCCCGCGGCGCCTCGGCGCGCGCGGCGGGAAACGACGGCTGTGGCGAGTGCCCCGCCTGCCTCCGCATCGCGCGCGGCGTGCACGCCGACGTGCTGGTCGTCGAGCCCGGCGACACCGGCGCGATCAAGATCGAGCAGATCCGCGAGGTCGTCGACCGCGCTGGCTACCGGCCGTTCGAGGGGCGCCGCCGCGTGGTGGTGATCGACGGCGCGGACGCGCTCGGTCTGCCGGCGCAGGACGCGATTCTCAAGACGCTCGAAGAGCCGCCCCCCGCGTCGGTGTTCGTGTTGATCACCGATCGTCCCGACGTGCTGCTGCCGACGGTGCGCTCGCGCTGCCAGCGCGTGCGGTTCGGCCCGCTGACCCCGTCTGAAGTCGCCGCCTTGCTGATCGCGCAGCACGGCATGGCCGCGGCGGAAGCGCATGCCGCGGCCGCGGCGTCGGGCGGAAGCATCGGCCGCGCCATCGCGGATGCCGAAGACGGCGCGATGAACGCGCGCGACATCGCGGCGCGCCTGCTGCAGGGCGTCGCGGCGACGAACGACCCGCGCCGGCGCCTCGACGGCGCCCGGCTGCTGACCGGCGGCGGATCCGATCGCGACGAGCTGTCGCGCCGCCTGCTCGCGCTGTCGTCGCTCATCCGGGATCTCGGGCTGCTCGGCGCGCGGGCCGACGATCGCACGCTGGCGAATGCCGATCTCAAGCCGCAGCTCCAGTCGCTGCTCAGGGCCTACGACGGCGATCGGGCGCTCCGCGCCTACTCCGCGGTCGATCGCGCGCTGGACGCGCTCGGCCGCAATGCCAGTCCGAAGATCGTCGCCGACTGGCTGGCCCTGAATCTCTGA
- the pdxA gene encoding 4-hydroxythreonine-4-phosphate dehydrogenase PdxA, translating into MTKPRVGITVGDPAGIGPEIALKAAADPAVLDVCEPCLYGPHHETELRAFVPGQLSAEAGRTACEAIARAVEDVRLGRIDAIATAPINKEAFALAEIPFKGHTDLLAMLTKGGPAVMMFHSEPLRVVLATVHVPLRDVPALLTPELLDSIIDVAAREMPRFGYPAPRLALAGLNPHAGEHGVIGGEDDAVLRPAVARGRDRGIEISGPWPGDTVFGRAARGEFDAVIACYHDQGLIPVKLLAFGRAVNVTLGLPIVRTSVDHGTAFDIAGKGIADPSSLVEAVRLAARLVRT; encoded by the coding sequence ATGACTAAGCCCCGCGTGGGCATCACCGTCGGCGATCCGGCCGGGATCGGTCCCGAGATCGCGCTCAAGGCGGCCGCCGACCCCGCGGTGCTGGACGTCTGCGAACCGTGTCTGTACGGCCCGCATCACGAGACCGAACTGCGCGCCTTCGTCCCCGGGCAGCTGTCGGCCGAGGCGGGACGGACGGCCTGCGAGGCGATCGCGCGCGCGGTCGAGGACGTGCGGCTGGGCCGCATCGACGCGATTGCCACCGCGCCGATCAACAAGGAAGCGTTCGCGCTGGCGGAGATTCCGTTCAAGGGGCACACCGACCTGCTCGCGATGCTGACCAAGGGCGGACCGGCGGTGATGATGTTCCACTCCGAGCCGCTCCGCGTCGTCCTCGCGACGGTCCACGTGCCGCTCCGCGACGTGCCGGCGCTGCTCACGCCGGAGCTCCTCGATTCGATCATCGACGTCGCCGCGCGCGAGATGCCGCGCTTCGGATACCCGGCGCCGCGGCTGGCGCTCGCCGGGCTGAATCCGCATGCCGGGGAACACGGCGTGATCGGCGGGGAAGACGATGCGGTGCTGCGCCCGGCGGTGGCGCGCGGCCGCGACCGCGGCATCGAGATCTCGGGTCCGTGGCCGGGCGACACGGTTTTCGGACGCGCTGCCCGCGGCGAATTCGATGCGGTGATCGCGTGTTACCACGATCAGGGGCTAATTCCCGTCAAGCTGCTCGCCTTCGGCCGCGCCGTGAACGTCACCCTCGGCCTGCCGATCGTGCGCACGTCCGTGGATCACGGCACCGCGTTCGACATCGCCGGCAAGGGGATCGCCGATCCATCGAGCCTGGTGGAAGCGGTCAGGCTCGCTGCTAGACTTGTGCGCACCTAG
- the smpB gene encoding SsrA-binding protein SmpB — MAKTAREDAQKIIADNRKAHHDYHLLETFEAGVALLGTEVKAIREGGANLRDSYARIEDGEVWLYNVHIRAYSSRGYSDHEPTRRRKLLLHRQEIRKLIGKTVERGMTLVPTAMYLKNGRIKVSVSLAKGKKAHDKRETIKKRETDRETRAAVKERR, encoded by the coding sequence ATGGCCAAGACCGCGCGCGAGGACGCGCAGAAGATCATCGCCGACAACCGCAAGGCGCACCACGACTACCACCTGCTGGAAACGTTCGAGGCGGGGGTTGCGCTGCTCGGGACGGAAGTGAAGGCGATCCGCGAAGGGGGCGCCAACCTGCGCGACAGCTACGCGCGGATCGAGGACGGCGAGGTGTGGCTCTACAACGTCCACATCCGCGCCTACAGCAGCCGCGGCTACAGCGATCACGAGCCGACCCGCCGCCGCAAGCTGCTGCTCCACCGCCAGGAGATCCGCAAGTTGATCGGCAAGACCGTCGAACGGGGCATGACGCTGGTGCCGACGGCGATGTACCTGAAGAACGGCCGCATCAAGGTGTCGGTGAGCCTCGCCAAGGGCAAGAAGGCGCACGACAAGCGAGAGACGATCAAGAAGCGCGAGACCGACCGCGAGACGCGCGCGGCGGTGAAGGAAAGACGGTAA
- a CDS encoding DegT/DnrJ/EryC1/StrS family aminotransferase codes for MPVPLLDLQGQYRPLREEILAAIARVCDSQRFIGGPEVESLEGEIAAMLGVPHAVGLSSGTDALLVALMALGIGRGDEVIVPTFSFFATAGCVSRTGAAPVLVDIDPATFNIDPAAAAAAVTPRTRAIIPVHLYGQCADMDPLTAAARAQGIAVIEDAAQAIGASYKGRQAGSIGNVGCFSFFPSKNLGAFGDAGLLTTADSALAHEVRLLRNHGAEPKYFHKRIGGNFRLDALQAAVLRVKLPHLARWTAMRQANADRYDLLFAGSAAANLVTVPRRAPDRTHIFNQYVIRVPNRDAVRARLDAAGIGTEVYYPVPFHLQECFAPLGYRAGDFPHAERAAAETLALPIYGELTETEQREVVNAVAAACASS; via the coding sequence ATGCCTGTTCCGCTGCTCGACCTGCAGGGTCAGTACCGCCCCCTGCGGGAAGAGATCCTTGCCGCCATCGCGCGCGTCTGCGACAGCCAGCGGTTCATCGGCGGCCCTGAAGTCGAGTCGCTGGAAGGCGAGATCGCGGCGATGCTCGGCGTGCCCCACGCGGTCGGCCTGTCGTCCGGCACCGATGCGCTGCTCGTCGCGCTGATGGCGCTGGGGATCGGGCGCGGCGACGAAGTCATCGTCCCGACGTTCTCGTTCTTCGCGACCGCCGGCTGCGTCTCGCGTACGGGCGCGGCGCCGGTGCTCGTCGACATCGATCCGGCCACGTTCAACATCGATCCTGCCGCGGCGGCCGCGGCGGTGACGCCGCGCACCCGCGCGATCATCCCGGTCCACCTCTACGGCCAGTGCGCCGACATGGATCCGCTGACCGCGGCGGCACGCGCGCAGGGCATCGCCGTGATCGAAGACGCCGCGCAGGCGATCGGCGCGAGCTACAAGGGGCGCCAGGCCGGCTCGATCGGCAACGTGGGCTGCTTCTCGTTCTTTCCGAGCAAGAATCTCGGCGCCTTCGGCGACGCCGGTCTGCTGACGACGGCCGACAGCGCGCTGGCGCACGAAGTCCGCCTGCTGCGGAACCACGGCGCGGAACCGAAGTACTTTCACAAGCGCATCGGCGGCAATTTCCGCCTCGACGCGCTGCAGGCTGCAGTGCTGCGGGTGAAGCTCCCGCACCTCGCGCGATGGACGGCGATGCGCCAGGCGAACGCCGATCGCTACGACCTGCTGTTCGCCGGCAGCGCCGCCGCGAATCTCGTCACGGTGCCTCGCCGGGCGCCGGACCGCACGCACATCTTCAATCAGTACGTGATCCGCGTGCCGAACCGAGACGCGGTCCGCGCCCGGCTCGATGCCGCCGGCATCGGCACCGAAGTCTACTATCCCGTCCCGTTCCATCTCCAGGAGTGCTTCGCGCCGCTCGGCTACCGGGCCGGGGATTTTCCGCATGCCGAGCGTGCGGCGGCGGAGACGCTCGCCCTCCCGATCTACGGCGAGCTGACCGAGACCGAGCAGCGTGAAGTCGTGAACGCCGTCGCGGCCGCATGCGCGTCCTCGTAA